AGTGCCCAGGGTGCTACAAAATCACCACTGTCTTCAGCCATGCGCAAACGGTGGTCCTCTGTGTCGGGTGCTCCACTGTGCTCTGTCAGCCTACCGGAGGCAAGGCCAGACTTACAGAAGGATGCTCCTTCAGACGGAAGCAGCACTAACGACTGAATCAAGATGAATGAGGAActgtaaagaataaaacaaatttgatacaaaaaaaaaaaaaaaagaaataatgatggtggtggtttcagaaaaacatggcatgaactgatgaaaaatgaagtgagaaccAGACAATCACTGTGCACAGGAACAACAGTGTTATAATGATGATAACCGTGAAAGATTTGGCTACAATGATAAATTCAATGATCCAagccaattccaaaagactgatgatgaaaaaatactatccatctgcagagagagaactgatgaactcctgagtacaaactgaagtataattttctcgttttatttctcttgtgtttttatggaaatatggctaatatggagatatattttccatgatttcacatatatgattgatatattgcttgcgtGATCAGCAGGTGGGAgagggggtggaagggagagaatctgtaactcaaaattaaaaaagaaaagagtgctaaaaataaataataaaatggtttaaaaaaagagaagactatGGCAATGGTAAATGATAATttatcttacacacacacacacacacacaaaacaaataaacataaccCAAGCACAGAAGTGGTATTCACAGAATGTAAAATGACCTATTATAGGATCTATGGGAAAACAAGCATAAAAACAATTTGTGATGAAGAAGTATAGAAAGCTATTAACCTACGACAatgaaagaaaatacttcaaCACTGATAGAAATAGCAACAGGTCTACTGAAGTTGAATTTTATTGCACTATTATTTACATACTATTATTAACCACCAAAAATATAGTCTTATTGCAATATTGGTTGCATGGCCTTCTCTAGTATTTTTCCTAGTTAGAAAAACACTAATATGTAGAAAAATTATACCTTCATCATCAACATTTTTTAATCCTTCTTCCAATTCTACTATCTTGTTCCTGATTTCAAGCGTTGTGAGTTGCACTATATCCCTGTATAATTAAAGAAATTGATTAAATAATGTTTACCATCATTCAGTGGAAGAAAAATGCTGTAATAAGACTAACATACAGTAACATTTTACTTATCCAGAACACATTTATCCTAACCCTTCAACTAGAAAAGGTACATATgaaaactaagagaaaaaaatatattctgtaCAACTAAAATAGTCCCAAAGCTAATCCACTGAAAAGTAAAGCATTTCATAGGATAGTCTGGAAGGCAACCATGAAAGCACCTATTTACTCTTATTTTGTAAAAGTTTCTAAAAAGTCTGGATATCTGGTTTCCCGTGTCACAGAAGATGTTTAAGCAAGAAAATGGATGGGGACTGTTACTAGTAGCAAGCAAATTCAAAGTACAAGAAGTGACAGTCCAACAGAAACGGAAACAACTGAGGAAATTGTAAAAAGCAGACTAAAGAAGTATAAAAACACAGTAACCAGGgtcactggggtgggggtggggggtaagtTGGGTTGGCAAAGATACCTTAACAGCCATTAAAATATCACAGTATTGTGCTTAATAATGAGAACTATCATAGGATCAAGAGTTGGAAAGACTTGCAGAGAGCACCTAGTTCAACTCTCTAAatgtacagataaagaaactaaggcccagaggttaaataaatttcccaaggtcatataaaaaTAGCaggatcaggatttgaacccaggtttttagACTCATAattcagtgctccttccactataTTGCCTAATACTCACGATAACCATGAGTCAAATATAAAAGGTTAAAATATATTCACTATAATTTAATACAGGTCTGTATGAAatgtattttagaaagatttctaaCCAGAACAGTTAAAATGAAAAGTCTGGGTGTTTAAGGACATAAGCTTCAGTTATTTGAAAAATTCACCCATATagattttcctctctccttaatATGAAAGGTGTCCCTAATATCAGATGGAACTACGTCTCTATAAAAAATGTACCCACGTTTCCATTTCAATTGAACTCAATTAAATTAAAGATCTTAAGAACTTTTTATATTCAAAGCACTGTTCTAGATGCTagggattcaaatacaaaaattaaaaaaggtctctaccctcaaagagcttataatttcCCGAGGCAATCCACCAGGTATACaggtcaaccaatcaatcaataagcatttatttattcagtatctattatgtgtcagTCACCGTGCTACATGTTgggatacaaagtcaaatatGGAATAGTCTCTATTgtcaagcagtttacattctatcagggaagatatcgtgtgtgtgtgtgtgtgtgtgtgtgtgtgtatgtggtatgtgtatgtgtgtgtgtgtgtgtgtgtgtagacagatccatatagatatctagatatgtctatagatatcaaCTTAGATATCTATAGACAAATCTCTATGCACATACAATAGCTAGAtatttatagacatatatatatctatatatacacacagaatacAAAAGGAATGTTATCTTAagaaggaagagcactagcagttgggagaaTCAATAAAGAATTCCTATAGAAGGAGGTTCCTCCCTTGAGGAGTTAGCATACTGAATACAGAgctagacttggagacaggaagacttgagttgggAGCTATGTGGAGAATGGAATGAAGTTAGAAGAGACTTAggacaggaagaccaattagaaggccattCCAATAATCCAGGAGAGGTGACAgggacctgaactaaggtgggAGCTGAGAGAGTAGTGAAAAGGGACAGCCATAAGGtacaaatggtgagatttggcAGCTACGGAGATACGTGGAGTTGGAAAGAACGAGAATAGTGTGAAGCTGCAAACTCTTGGGAGACTGGGAAAATGgtgatgcccttgacagaaatatggAAGTCTTGAAGAGGGTTGGGCttggagggaaaagataatgagttctgtttcaaaagtgttggatttgaagtATCTCTGGTACATCCTATTTGACATGTGCAacaggcagctggtgatgcaggATTGGGGATCTGAAGACACACTGTGGCTGGATGTAGAGATCTGAAAGTCATCTGCATAGTAAAACCCAGGGGAGATGACCTCTTTAAAAAAGGGGCCCCAAAAAGAGCCTTGGAGGTGTACCTATAATTGCAGAGGTTGGGGGagtgatatggatgatgattcagaaaaagaaactgaggacagataggtaggaggagagctAGGAGAGGATAGTGTCAGGAAAATCCAGAGGAGAGAGTACATCGAGGAAAAGATGGTAGTCAACGACATCAAATGCAGCagagagctcaaggaggattagGAGTGAGAAAAACAATctcatttggcaattaagagatgggggaagggggagtgcaGGGGGAGTTTATTGGCGAGATGACTTTGGAGTGAGCAGTTtcagtgtagccagaatggactttgttttctttgaatgactcagcttgcctcgttgagcttccctggacgctggggcttgctcttccggggcaggaccagagcttcctgtgtgatgagtcgtggggctggctgaggggaagtgtgttaacgtggtctacgctagggggaagggccaagtcaagaaccaatcggccctggtcattcaggcggtgcttgatgatgtcaaaaactctataagaggggagaggacagcttgaagatcctcctttccttttccggttggagccagagacacctacagccgaagctgagctgccagtagcagagctgactagaggctagtgggtaatcttcttaccgtagaggggaagcatgtatacgattttgccttataccatctcgcttctctgtggcctcctggttacccttataaggcggacttattgggcctggaagcttttgatgaaaatatcaaaatggggatgctggtttgtgggcttgttattgtggagtgtaaatacatgctttagttctcctgccttctgcctagagaattccttatatcctgcagttccggaccttttaggcacatgtgagattctctttgaaatcataaattctgccttcctaatatattcaGTTAAGTGAAGAGGTAGCAAGCCAGACCTGCAAAGGTTTGAGAAATgaatgggaggaaagaaaatgaagaatacaTTTCTCTAGGAATTTGCCTGAGAAATGGAGGACAGATGAAGAAGAGGTTGAAGAGAAGGCAGAAAACAGTTAAGGTGTTTTcaaggacagaggagagagacagacatgtTTGAAAGCAGCCGGGAAGGAACCAGTAGGTAGGGTGAGATTTACGATTATAACGAGAAGGAATGATTGAAAGGTCAATCTGCTAAAGCAGACAGGAGGGGTTAGAATCGAGGACACCtgtgatcacagatttagggatggaaaggaccttagaggccatagaATCCAAcccccactcattttacaaatgaggctgagaaagattaagtgactcacctaaaaTTATACGGCTGGTGTCTGAGGGCAATGGGTCTAGCCTTGGTAAAAAGGACCCATGTCATTCGTTACGTTTTAAGTAAGGCAGCTCATGATGAATAAATAGCCTCAGttgggtttgtttgggtttttttgtaaatTATGAGGCAAAGTACTGAGCTGAAAagttgggagaaggaaaagatgtgAAGATACAAGAAGAGAGGAGACAGTTCAAAATTAACTCTGTGATGAGTAGGATAGGGAATTAAGAGAGCGAATTTCCTTGATTCAACTTCAATAAGGGCCTAGTTGAGGTTAGATTGGCTACATCTGCAGTGAATCTAGTCCGCTCATTTGCATGAATTCCTACAACTCCTATCAGAAGCACATGAATAGGAGCAGAagggtttgttgtttttcagttacgtccaactctttgcgaccccatttggagctttcttggcaaagatactggaatggcttaccattcatttccttcctcagctcatttcacagatgaggaaacttcagacaaacagggttaaatgacttgcccagggtcacacagctcttgtctgaggccacatttgaactcaggaagatgagttttcctgactccaggcccaccacctagctgcacccaaGAAGAGGTAGGTAGTGGGAATAATCCAAGATTGGGGTTTGGCAAAACATGAGCAGCCAGACGACAAGGCCGAAGTGATTTGAGAATAGAGTACAGTGTGGTGTTGCACTGCTCAGAGTGCTGAGTCtgtaaaggaaggaaagtgaagtcTGAGTGGCAGGACTGGCCGAGAGAAAAGGCTGAGGTTtgaagggattggaggtcatatGATGAAGAAGAATAGATTTAAGAGTAGTAAGGCATACAGAATGACAGGAGGTTATTGTCAGATACAGAGGAATGTCAGTTTTTTATCATGGATATGGGTCATGGCAAGAACTGAGGTATGATCATCCTCTAGCATGTTTTAGGTTGAGTagaatttgaaatttgaaaaaggatttgaaattTTAGAACTGGGAGGTTAGACTGTTTGACAGAACTCCTAGCATAAGGGCAGAAattggagaaagacagagaaccAGGTACTAGTatccttgagaaaggaaggaaactgaCCTGGGTCCTCCATTCTGAAATTTCAACCAGGTGAATAAATTTTGATGGAGTGATTTTGAACTTCAAAGGAGAAGTTGCTCAGTGATGGCAGTGCCAGTGGCAAGCAAGGAGTATTCTGACTCCCAGCTCCAACTCCCCAAGTGCTGCAGGGTATTAGAGAAAGTGCAGCCAGTGCTCGAGTGGATGGTCATGGATGTACTATCATTCAGGAGAAGCCAAGTATCTATGAGTACTATAAGATGGAAAGAGCTTGAAAGGAAGAGGTTCAAAATTAAGGACAAAATCTAGTATGGTATGGGAATCCTAGAAGGCATACAATGGGAAGGGCAGGTTGAACTGAGGTAGACATGAGGTTAGGGTCAAGGAAGATGAGGGTGAGAACAGGCAAAGGGGGTTAGAGAGGACAGTAGTTTTACTCTTAtgtagtgtagtggatagtgtgctggtcCTGAAAtctgaagattcatcttcctgagttcaaatctggcctcagacacttagtagctttgtgaccctgggcaagttacttacccctgtttgcctcagtttctttatctgtaaaatgagctggagaaggagatgacaaaccactttagtatctttgccaagaaaatcccaaatggggtcatgaggagttaggactgaaaacaactgaacaacagtcgTAATCAAATATCACAGGGACTATGAAAGTATAAAGTAGGTGGTGGGAGTCTTCCTCAGAGCTAGGAGTagtaaaggaaggaggaagagtgaATATATAGAAACGTTTTGAGGTACATAGTAGTAGAGTTCATGACAGCCTCTATTTTGTCAGTAAACTAGAAGATGAGGACGTCTGTGCAGAAATGGTGATAGAGGAGACattaggagaaaaaggaaaggattagGAAGACTGTTGAGGAGTGTGATAATAGAAttaaggaagaattttttaaaactgcCATCTAACAACGAGGGGCAGGTGAGACTAGATGATAAGAATCTGTAGTAGACAGTCAGCATAGTGGTGTAATTTAATCCAAGACCCTCACCCTTGCACTAGCTACATTCTCTTCCCTCTACCATCTCGACCCTTTGGTGGCCTCTGTTCTTACCTTGCCATGACCTAGCCTTGGAATAGTTCCACCATCTGCTCCCTTCAGTCCTATTTTTACATGCTACTGAAGGAAGATGGAGAAAAACAAGCAAGCTAAATTGTGCttactggatccactacaaatttatgttacataatctcaactgggccttcactgtGGCAGGTCAATCCTTTTATACCAccctaattaactcactatcccaccCAGCACAGCAGCTCTTTCAAAGCTTTGCATCCCTCCTTAAAATACCCATTGCTCCTCCTCCATTCTGCCTCTCAGATgaaaaccttgcctcatatttcactgaaaaaaaaaaaaattaggtcatTCACCAAGAGCTCCTACCTCTCCAGTTAACTCACATCTCTCAGATGTCTTCTGGCACTACTTTCTCCTTCActtctgtctcacatgaagaggtagcccttctccttgccaaggcaaaccctccCTAGCCCCCACCTATGTGATCCCATTCCAgactgtcttctccattagattatagGCACTTTATCCCCACTATCActtatcttccctttccccttgcctACTGGCTGCTTTccttctgcctacaaacatgcctgtctcctcctccttccaaaaCTCCTCAACCTAATGCATCCCTGCCATCATTTCATaagtctcttctctttctccctgagAAGGCTATCTACATTCAGTgactatttcctttcctctcattctcttcttaattctctactatctggcttccaacctcatcattcaacccaaattgctctctccaaagttaccagtgacttcttaattgccaaatctaatatcCTTTTCCTTAATATCCTTTCCCTCAGCCTTCTTGACCTTTTTTGACACTGTCACTGACACTCCCTGTTCACATGCATTGAAGTCAGCACTATTAGACACTATAATTGTGTCATGGTAATTAGTTCCAGGCCATATATACCCTGATCCTGGTTAGTGAGCATTGGTCCCCCAAATAGATACAGGTATTCAAATCCGCCCTACACAGTTACGGCAGTCGGTTCCAGGCTATAAAACAGCCCAATCCCCATTAATGCGAATGAATCCCCCGAAATTTTCCGTTTAAAATTGCAATTGTGTAAAATAGGACCATTAGTTCCGGGGCAGTGAAAATATTTCACATTCAAAGGACGCGCCAGTTTCATTCTAGTTCATCTCGACCTATTAATGCCTCAGTAGAAAGGAGACATTGACATAGGAGTTACCAGACTGAAGGCTGCTGGGGAACCCTACTCTTGGTCTAAAGCTCTCACTTTTCAGAAGgcgaaactgagtcccagagtgtGTAAGGCAAATTTCTCAAGGGCCGCAGCTCGGAGGCTTTGGGATTAGGGCGTGGGTCTTCAGCAGAATCTTAGCCCCCAGCGAGGGCTGGGAAGtcggggcggggagggggccATGGCAGGGACTTACGCAGCACGCATGCACGTGCACAGAGGGCATTTTCCCTaggaattttttaaagcataaggGGCCTCTTCGGACAGCAGCCAGCCCCGCCACCTGGGAGGCACAGGTAGAGCTCTCTCGGGACTCCATCGGGCACTTTCTCCTCGTTTCTTTCCAACTCACTTCAATCGAGTTTCCTCCAGTAACTCCAATCTAAGGCGGTCTGTGGTCCAATTGCACAGGgtgtccccttttccttcccccataATTTGAGCTCACTAGGCTGTCGCACCTTTTTGGTCGAGGGGCCGATTTAGAAAGGCGAGCGCGGGGCGAAGTATGGGGAAGCCTCCCGGCTGAAGCTGCGCCGTCACTATGGCGAGCGCCGGGCTCCATAGTCACGTAGTCGGGACCCTCCCAGTCCCTGCAGGAGGGACCGGAGGAGCGACAGACACTGTCCCCCGGCCCCCGGGGTAACTCCCCCGGGGATGCAGAAGCCTGGACGGTGGGAAGCATTGGACAGGGGAGGCAGAGAAGGGGCTCCGTAGGCGGAAGGAAGCGGGGATTCCGGGCACACCGAGAAATGCCACAAGACGGCCAAGCTCGCACTCGATGCCCCCATGCAGACCGGCGAAGtgtgagagaaggagagagccCTCGAGTTCTGGGCTCCGGGATATTCGATAGCTTTCCCTGATTGGTGAAGCAGAACAATACGCCTCGCCTTTCGGCTCTGTGATTGGCGACCACCGGTGTCAGTTTCACTGGCTTAGAGCATTCTTGAGCCAATCTCGAAAAACTGCCTGAAGAGCATTCTTTCCTGAGGGCCCCTCCTAGCCCACCCCTCCCCTCTATGGGTGACACTCCGCTGTTGGGTGACCTTGGTCTAGTTACTTAACTGCCTTttagaaggagaggggagaaagactgTGACCTTCCTAGCTGTTATCATAGAGCAAAGGTTTTCCTTCACCCTGGGCAATTTCCTTAAGATTAGGACTTTCTGTAGCCCAAAGACAAATTTCATACAGTCCAACCTCCTGCTTTTCCCCAATCCTGACCTCAGTTTGTGTCATTTGATCTCCTTTGGCAGCCTGtgaaggtgggggaaggagatgaGTGAGTCCtggccccaaggagctcacacacCAGATACAAGATTAACAAATGTATACTAATCCGGGCATCCGTTGATACTTGGTATGAGTTGCACATTTCAGTGCTTGGTGCTCACACAAGTGGGAGGACGGCAGAGAGGAGTGCTATCCATTTTACTgactaggaaactgagtctcagacagATAGTCCAGAtattttgactccaaatcaagtgaTCTTTCTGGTATATGG
This Trichosurus vulpecula isolate mTriVul1 chromosome 2, mTriVul1.pri, whole genome shotgun sequence DNA region includes the following protein-coding sequences:
- the LOC118838065 gene encoding 40S ribosomal protein S27, yielding MPLAKDLLHPSPEEEKRKHKKKRLVQSPNSYFMDVKCPGCYKITTVFSHAQTVVLCVGCSTVLCQPTGGKARLTEGCSFRRKQH